The following are encoded together in the Kribbella voronezhensis genome:
- a CDS encoding GNAT family N-acetyltransferase, giving the protein MLITLDESHRQLVHQVRDEAGEWLATKGTDQYRGGLDMAQVHANIDHDFDSYPFVGWLVDGNVVAMMALIAPETDFWSPEELAEPQTYISRFFVVEHGKGYGSALLAAVIDHARKEGHYWVRLNCWSTNTKLHDYYIRHGFDLVRICNIPGRMSGALFQISINQD; this is encoded by the coding sequence ATGTTGATCACCCTTGACGAATCCCACCGCCAGCTCGTCCACCAGGTCCGCGACGAAGCCGGAGAATGGTTAGCCACAAAAGGCACCGACCAGTACCGAGGCGGCCTCGACATGGCCCAGGTCCACGCCAACATCGACCACGACTTTGACAGCTACCCTTTCGTCGGCTGGCTGGTCGATGGCAATGTGGTTGCAATGATGGCCCTAATCGCGCCAGAAACGGATTTTTGGTCACCTGAAGAGCTAGCCGAGCCACAGACCTACATCAGCAGATTCTTTGTAGTAGAACACGGCAAAGGCTACGGCTCTGCTCTGCTAGCAGCCGTGATAGATCATGCGCGAAAAGAAGGCCACTACTGGGTTCGCCTGAACTGCTGGAGCACCAACACTAAGCTACACGACTACTATATTCGGCACGGCTTCGATCTTGTCCGAATCTGCAACATCCCGGGCCGAATGAGCGGTGCGCTCTTCCAAATCTCCATCAATCAGGATTGA